The following proteins are co-located in the Leishmania panamensis strain MHOM/PA/94/PSC-1 chromosome 26 sequence genome:
- a CDS encoding hypothetical protein (TriTrypDB/GeneDB-style sysID: LpmP.26.0230), whose amino-acid sequence MKSKGAERLPLTEASFRALEEAYERQWRQTRLVCETQPSCADVHVVAAASSAAEHMRRLWADTVRLHRRFVEVKVDYKRRFAQEERAALHLLGFRSPSPPPAPNAALPQAAPLVSSSLCAPLEANTGRQAGEFDALRTECARLQREVAQLLSLLAWYQLNETRALPLPNGAVLPSALRTTSSSASDAYAELAEVQRRHKGLLSPTAAEYRCTSSNGIQRAEDVAIAQLLLECAFPPQVSVVRLGSDDLFMVDRPVWIGFASPQSSTLMVRDPDGLEQDCLLESYLTAVYAPLLRAVQWQKPSTGALLAGVRMAPTRSAALSFPAVPVTLASPRDAPRRGLSPSTRCSVLSQLTYEELVELKHTALRRLDRSCEAAAPL is encoded by the coding sequence ATGAAGTCAaagggggcagagaggcTTCCTCTCACAGAGGCGTCGTTTcgggcgctggaggaggcgtacgAGAGACAGTGGCGCCAGACACGGCTTGTATGTGAAACACAGCCGTCGTGCGCTGACGTCCATGTCGTCGCGGCAGCTTCGAGCGCAGCTGAGCACATGCGCCGCCTTTGGGCTGATACAGTGCGACTCCACAGACGCTTTGTCGAAGTGAAAGTGGATTACAAGCGCAGGTttgcgcaggaggagcgagcggcgctgcacctgctCGGATTCCGTTCACCATCACCTCCACCCGCCCCCAACGCTGCGTTGCcgcaggcagcgccgctAGTGTCATCATCGCTGTGCGCCCCCCTTGAAGCAAACACTGGTCGCCAAGCTGGAGAATTCGATGCACTACGCACCGAATGTGCGAGACTTCAGCGCGAGGTCGCACAGCTACTCTCGCTTCTGGCGTGGTATCAGCTCAACGAGACGCGCGCTCTTCCGTTACCCAACGGTGCTGTGCTTCCCTCAGCTTTGAGGACTACGTCTAGCTCCGCTTCCGACGCCTATGCAGAGCTCGCTGAAGTGCAGCGAAGGCACAAAGGGCTGCTCTCCCCAACGGCCGCAGAGTACAGGTGCACCTCGTCCAACGGCATTCAGCGAGCCGAGGACGTGGCCATCGCACAGCTACTTCTCGAGTGCGCTTTTCCTCCTCAAGTGAGCGTTGTTCGCCTTGGGTCAGACGACCTCTTCATGGTCGATCGCCCTGTGTGGATCGGCTTTGCGTCTCCCCAGAGCTCTACGCTGATGGTACGCGACCCGGATGGACTCGAGCAGGATTGCTTGCTGGAGTCGTACCTCACGGCGGTGTATGCCCCGCTTCTCCGCGCTGTTCAGTGGCAAAAGCCCTCCACCGGAGCGCTGCTAGCTGGAGTGCGGATGGCCCCGACTCGCTCAGCGGCACTGTCCTTTCCAGCGGTGCCTGTAACGCTTGCCTCACCTCGTGATGCTCCAAGGCGGGGGTTGTCGCCTTCGACTCGGTGCTCTGTGCTGTCTCAGCTGACGTACGAGGAACTTGTGGAGCTCAAGCACACAGCGCTGCGACGCCTTGACCGCAGttgtgaagctgctgcaccgttgTGA
- a CDS encoding translation initiation factor eIF-4e-like protein (TriTrypDB/GeneDB-style sysID: LpmP.26.0240) produces MADSTFTKESIPSTPLHPLKDKWFIFYIPASKGNEYEHETKELGYVSTIEEVYSTINTLPPITLLPNDDNLVFSRNKIEPQFESFPGGMRFSIFCKTKTQCREAMTYVVAVVLGEAIGRDACKGESPCDIVRIGHKGSVMYKESVRIEVWAHQSPHNAAMEKYLVSTLSTIPGITVSARPFK; encoded by the coding sequence ATGGCAGATAGCACTTTCACGAAGGAGAGTATCCCATCGACCCCGCTGCACCCGCTTAAGGACAAGTGGTTTATCTTCTACATCCCTGCCTCGAAGGGCAACGAGTACGAGCATGAGACCAAAGAGCTCGGCTATGTCTCCACTATAGAGGAGGTGTACAGCACCATTAACACGCTGCCACCCATCACACTCCTCCCGAACGATGACAACCTAGTCTTCTCGCGAAACAAGATCGAGCCGCAGTTTGAGAGCTTTCCAGGTGGCATGCGCTTTTCCATCTTCTGCAAGACAAAGACTCAGTGCCGCGAGGCCATGACGTACGTTGTTGCGGTTGTCCTGGGGGAAGCCATTGGTCGTGACGCCTGTAAGGGTGAATCCCCGTGCGACATTGTGCGCATTGGCCACAAGGGCAGCGTAATGTACAAGGAATCCGTGCGCATTGAAGTATGGGCTCACCAAAGTCCACATAACGCGGCCATGGAGAAGTACCTCGTGTCCACTCTGTCCACCATCCCCGGCATCACGGTCAGTGCTCGCCCGTTCAAGTAG